The Polyangiaceae bacterium genome includes a region encoding these proteins:
- a CDS encoding PilZ domain-containing protein: MHERRRFPRKAVDVFLNKFIGGYPHLCRAVDISAGGIQIVGFREPATHMQSFPLELRLPGDSQTFWLWARRVSARGRRQTLEFVQPNPDDVHRLERFVECG; this comes from the coding sequence ATGCACGAGCGACGCCGCTTTCCTCGCAAGGCCGTGGACGTGTTCCTCAACAAGTTCATCGGGGGCTACCCGCACCTGTGTCGCGCGGTCGACATCTCGGCGGGCGGCATCCAGATCGTCGGCTTCCGAGAGCCGGCGACCCACATGCAGTCGTTCCCGCTCGAGCTCCGGCTGCCGGGAGACTCGCAGACGTTCTGGCTCTGGGCGCGCCGCGTCTCGGCGCGCGGGCGGCGCCAGACGCTCGAGTTCGTGCAGCCGAACCCCGACGACGTGCACCGCCTCGAGCGCTTCGTCGAGTGCGGGTAG
- a CDS encoding N-formylglutamate amidohydrolase — MVEVPHAGLEVDPTSLATLVAPARAVGQDADLYVDDLYADAPAEGATLLVARVSRYVCDLNRAADDVDQLTVEGGNGRPSPHGLVWRSTTENLPAISGPLPRRELERRLRDIYLPYHATLRRLLEQKRERFGHAVLLCGHSMPSRGRAGHSDPGRARADVVPGSRGQTTAAPAVIAVPDELARERGWTVAHDDPYRGGFSTGHYGRPSAGVHAVQVELSRRLYMDERSLGKKLKDFEHTREYCRAVVARLGRVALA; from the coding sequence GTGGTCGAGGTCCCTCACGCGGGCCTGGAGGTCGATCCCACCTCGCTCGCGACGCTGGTCGCTCCGGCGCGCGCCGTGGGGCAGGACGCCGACTTGTACGTGGACGACCTGTACGCGGATGCCCCGGCCGAGGGGGCGACCCTGCTGGTGGCTCGCGTGAGCCGCTACGTGTGCGATCTGAATCGCGCGGCCGACGACGTCGATCAGCTCACGGTCGAGGGAGGCAACGGACGCCCCTCGCCCCACGGCCTAGTCTGGCGCTCGACCACCGAAAACCTGCCCGCGATCAGCGGCCCGCTCCCTCGCAGAGAGCTGGAGCGCCGCCTGCGCGACATCTACCTGCCGTATCATGCGACACTCCGCCGGCTGCTGGAGCAGAAGCGCGAGCGCTTCGGCCACGCGGTGCTCTTGTGCGGGCACTCGATGCCCTCTCGGGGCCGCGCCGGGCACAGCGATCCGGGCCGGGCTCGAGCGGACGTGGTGCCGGGCAGCCGCGGCCAGACCACGGCCGCCCCCGCCGTGATCGCAGTGCCGGACGAGCTGGCAAGGGAACGCGGCTGGACGGTCGCCCACGACGACCCGTACCGAGGTGGCTTCAGCACCGGCCACTACGGCCGCCCGAGCGCGGGCGTCCACGCCGTGCAGGTCGAGCTGAGCCGCCGGCTCTACATGGACGAGCGGTCGCTAGGCAAAAAGCTCAAAGATTTCGAACACACCCGAGAGTACTGCCGCGCCGTGGTGGCGCGCCTCGGGCGCGTGGCGCTAGCATGA
- a CDS encoding DUF72 domain-containing protein, which yields MRLHVGTDSLRGDIAAYARRFDMLELLAEKGRLPRVQRLAEMKRAVHERFVFSLRLPRAVASLEWNAEAEAAVGYAVEVADVLGAEFLVLQTLPAVMPSARTRRRLIELAARLPSSRKLCWEPRGLWQEEESEEVAAEMGAVLVRDVSREPAPEGPTLYTRLRALGRSGVSLDAIARTAEAVVSASLACVVIEGDGAARAATSLRQVVSEALEEAGLDAGEGELDEDEDEDEDEVEDEDEDEDEVEDGGEDEDELDEDEDEDEDE from the coding sequence ATGCGGCTCCACGTCGGAACCGACTCGCTGCGCGGCGACATCGCGGCCTACGCCCGTCGCTTCGACATGCTCGAGCTCCTGGCCGAGAAGGGCCGGCTGCCACGCGTGCAGCGCCTCGCGGAGATGAAGCGCGCGGTGCACGAGCGCTTCGTCTTCAGCTTGCGCTTGCCCAGGGCGGTGGCGTCGCTCGAATGGAACGCGGAGGCGGAGGCGGCCGTCGGCTACGCCGTCGAGGTGGCGGACGTGCTCGGCGCGGAGTTCCTGGTCCTGCAAACGCTGCCGGCGGTGATGCCCAGCGCCCGCACGCGGCGCCGACTGATCGAGCTGGCGGCGCGCCTGCCGAGCAGCCGGAAGCTCTGCTGGGAGCCGCGGGGGCTCTGGCAGGAAGAGGAGTCCGAGGAAGTCGCTGCGGAGATGGGCGCGGTGCTGGTGCGCGACGTCAGCCGCGAGCCGGCCCCGGAGGGTCCCACGCTTTACACGCGCCTGCGCGCGCTCGGTCGCAGCGGCGTGTCCCTCGACGCCATCGCGCGGACCGCCGAGGCGGTGGTGAGCGCGTCGCTCGCCTGCGTGGTCATCGAGGGCGACGGCGCCGCACGCGCCGCCACCAGCCTGCGTCAGGTCGTCAGTGAAGCGCTCGAGGAGGCGGGGCTCGACGCCGGCGAAGGCGAGCTCGACGAAGACGAAGACGAGGACGAGGACGAGGTCGAGGACGAGGACGAAGACGAGGACGAGGTCGAGGACGGGGGCGAGGACGAAGACGAGCTCGACGAAGACGAGGACGAGGACGAGGACGAATGA
- a CDS encoding acyltransferase family protein: MVPPNTDWEEPSGGRAARSRTPAADGDVEEQIRALEARLDGLIRGASEEPPAPTLREQVESVAHEMASRLSVPVEPPGSGEGVGEAVRELMSSDYYLRQWGRLGLRHRAEDVDDFGLDPKYEARLTPLLDFLYQRYFRVETEGVAQIPAEGRCLVVANHSGTLPLDGMMLRAAVRLEHASGRELRWLAEDFIYYLPFLGAFMNRIGAVRACQENAERLLGKGSLVAVFPEGVKGIGKLYRERYKLQRFGRGGFIRLALRTQTPVVPCAIVGAEEASPLLYRVEGLSKLFGVPYLPVTPTFPALGPLGLLPAPTKWHISFGEPMFFEGYGPEAADDHVLVGRLSERVRATIQRLVDAGVARRQSVWLG; the protein is encoded by the coding sequence ATGGTCCCGCCGAACACCGACTGGGAAGAGCCGAGCGGGGGTCGCGCCGCGCGCTCGCGCACGCCCGCGGCGGACGGCGACGTGGAGGAGCAGATCCGCGCGCTCGAGGCGCGCCTCGACGGTCTGATCCGCGGGGCGAGCGAGGAGCCCCCGGCGCCGACGTTGCGCGAGCAGGTCGAGAGCGTGGCGCACGAGATGGCGTCACGGCTGAGCGTCCCGGTGGAGCCGCCGGGGAGCGGCGAAGGCGTGGGCGAGGCCGTGCGCGAGCTGATGTCGAGCGACTACTACCTCAGGCAATGGGGCCGCCTCGGCCTGCGCCACCGCGCCGAGGACGTCGACGACTTCGGGCTCGATCCGAAGTACGAGGCGCGCCTGACGCCGCTGCTCGATTTCCTCTACCAGCGCTATTTCCGCGTGGAGACCGAGGGCGTCGCGCAGATCCCCGCGGAGGGCCGCTGCCTGGTCGTCGCCAACCACTCCGGCACCTTGCCGCTCGACGGCATGATGCTGCGCGCGGCGGTGCGGCTGGAGCACGCTTCGGGCCGCGAGCTGCGCTGGCTCGCGGAAGACTTCATCTACTACCTGCCTTTCCTGGGCGCCTTCATGAACCGCATCGGCGCAGTGCGCGCCTGCCAGGAGAACGCCGAGAGGCTGCTCGGCAAGGGCAGCTTGGTCGCGGTGTTCCCCGAGGGTGTGAAGGGCATCGGCAAGCTCTACCGCGAGCGCTACAAGCTCCAGCGCTTCGGGCGCGGCGGTTTCATCCGCTTGGCGCTGCGCACGCAGACGCCGGTCGTGCCTTGCGCCATCGTCGGCGCCGAGGAGGCGAGCCCCTTGCTGTACCGGGTGGAGGGCTTGTCCAAGCTGTTCGGCGTGCCCTACCTGCCGGTGACGCCGACCTTCCCCGCCCTCGGACCGCTGGGTCTCCTGCCGGCGCCGACCAAGTGGCACATCAGCTTCGGAGAGCCGATGTTCTTCGAAGGCTACGGCCCGGAGGCCGCCGACGATCACGTGCTGGTCGGGCGGCTCTCGGAGCGCGTGCGCGCCACGATTCAGCGCCTGGTCGACGCGGGAGTCGCGCGACGTCAGAGCGTTTGGCTCGGTTGA
- a CDS encoding HlyC/CorC family transporter, with translation MSTPPSVFGLLLAAVPAALVSVFGAASAALGMLSGPRKAALRDTLEGASRAAVERYIDQGQQVESRWLVLRVVGIATSAALLIQQAGYLFGAWSPLVAAFAAVLAYGLPAEVLKGVALRAPERACVLMLRLLRPFELMAAPLAAPMWLLGRLIGRKVVTAAHTIPPPRVTETEMEMLVDEGERAGSLDHDQAEMVRNVLEFGELTAGQAMIPRTRVSAFDIETAPEELLKRVGESGHSRFPVYRERIDNVVGILHAKDLLSHAAHNEQLSALDVQTILRRPVAFVPETQEASKVLKDMRAGRHHLAIVIDEFGGMSGIVTLEDLIEEIVGDIQDEHDMDEQSIVELGEGRLLVDASVSIAELNRLLDAGFPEDGDYNTVGGLVLERLGRVPEVGERIAESGFAFLVREADDRRVIKVEVEKLAAEQAAETPKTTRVSAA, from the coding sequence TTGAGCACCCCACCTTCCGTCTTCGGCCTGCTCCTGGCCGCTGTTCCAGCGGCTCTCGTCTCGGTGTTCGGCGCGGCGAGCGCCGCACTGGGCATGCTGTCGGGCCCCCGCAAGGCGGCCTTGCGGGATACGCTCGAGGGGGCGAGCCGCGCGGCGGTGGAGCGCTACATCGACCAGGGCCAACAGGTCGAGTCGCGCTGGCTGGTCTTGCGCGTGGTGGGCATCGCGACCAGCGCCGCCCTGCTCATCCAGCAGGCCGGTTACCTCTTCGGCGCCTGGTCGCCGCTGGTGGCCGCCTTCGCGGCGGTGCTGGCCTACGGGCTGCCCGCCGAGGTGCTGAAGGGCGTCGCGCTCCGGGCCCCCGAGCGGGCCTGCGTGCTGATGCTGCGGCTGCTCCGCCCCTTCGAGCTGATGGCGGCGCCGCTGGCGGCGCCGATGTGGCTCTTGGGGCGGCTGATCGGCCGCAAGGTGGTCACGGCCGCTCACACCATCCCTCCGCCCCGGGTGACCGAGACCGAGATGGAGATGCTGGTGGACGAAGGCGAGCGCGCCGGCTCGTTGGACCACGACCAGGCGGAGATGGTGCGCAACGTGCTCGAGTTCGGCGAGCTGACCGCCGGGCAGGCCATGATCCCCCGGACGCGCGTGTCGGCCTTCGACATCGAGACCGCGCCGGAAGAGCTGCTGAAGCGCGTCGGCGAGAGCGGGCACTCCCGCTTCCCGGTGTACCGCGAGCGCATCGACAACGTGGTGGGCATCCTGCACGCCAAGGATCTGCTCAGCCACGCGGCGCACAACGAACAGCTCAGCGCGCTCGACGTGCAGACCATCCTGCGCCGGCCCGTCGCGTTCGTGCCGGAGACCCAGGAGGCGAGCAAGGTCCTGAAGGACATGCGCGCCGGACGCCACCACCTGGCCATCGTGATCGACGAGTTCGGGGGCATGAGCGGCATCGTCACGCTCGAGGACCTGATCGAGGAGATCGTCGGTGACATCCAGGACGAGCACGACATGGACGAGCAGAGCATCGTGGAGCTCGGCGAAGGGCGGCTGCTGGTGGACGCGAGCGTGTCGATCGCGGAGCTGAACCGCTTGCTCGACGCCGGCTTCCCCGAGGACGGTGACTACAACACCGTCGGCGGACTGGTGCTCGAACGGCTGGGCCGCGTGCCGGAGGTGGGCGAGCGCATCGCCGAGAGCGGCTTCGCCTTCCTGGTGCGCGAGGCGGACGACCGCCGCGTGATCAAGGTCGAGGTCGAGAAGCTGGCAGCGGAGCAGGCGGCCGAGACGCCGAAGACCACCCGCGTGTCGGCGGCCTGA
- a CDS encoding alpha/beta hydrolase has translation MPSPEVAERTITVSDGVTIAIHDSGGAGRPLVLANGLGGPFKSWRHQIDYLSDRYRLVSWDYRGLYGSSTPGGDSPRLGVDAHVEDLERVLEAVGVSRAAFMGWSMGVQVILELYERRPELVSHLILVNGTFGRPLDSTGVPLSSRIVPGLVDQVHRVHEMASGLLRRATQWPETVMWLKRLGVVGNTMDEELFREIAAEFGSVNLDTYLAILRELGNHDAAHVLDSIAVPTLVISGDRDAFTPRQLAQQMARRIRGGEILVVRGATHYAAMEYPELVNLRIEKFLREHGY, from the coding sequence ATGCCGAGCCCCGAGGTCGCCGAGCGCACCATCACCGTGAGCGACGGTGTGACCATCGCCATCCACGACAGCGGCGGGGCGGGGCGACCGCTGGTCTTGGCCAACGGCCTCGGCGGGCCCTTCAAGTCCTGGCGCCACCAGATCGACTACCTGTCGGACCGCTACCGGCTGGTGAGCTGGGACTACCGCGGGCTCTACGGCTCGAGCACCCCGGGCGGCGACTCACCCCGGCTCGGCGTCGACGCCCATGTGGAGGACCTGGAACGAGTGCTCGAGGCGGTCGGAGTGTCCCGCGCCGCCTTCATGGGCTGGAGCATGGGCGTCCAGGTGATCCTGGAGCTGTACGAGCGCCGCCCCGAGCTTGTCTCGCACCTGATCCTGGTGAACGGCACCTTCGGGCGCCCCCTCGACTCGACGGGCGTGCCGCTGTCGTCGCGCATCGTGCCGGGCCTGGTGGATCAGGTGCACCGCGTGCACGAGATGGCCTCGGGCCTGCTCCGGCGCGCGACGCAATGGCCCGAGACCGTGATGTGGCTCAAGCGCCTGGGAGTGGTGGGCAACACCATGGACGAGGAGCTGTTCCGGGAGATCGCCGCCGAGTTCGGCAGCGTCAACCTGGACACCTACCTCGCAATCCTCCGCGAGCTCGGCAACCACGACGCCGCCCACGTGCTCGACTCGATCGCGGTGCCGACGCTGGTAATCAGCGGAGACCGCGACGCGTTCACGCCGCGGCAGCTGGCGCAGCAGATGGCGCGGCGGATCCGCGGCGGAGAGATCCTGGTGGTGCGCGGCGCCACCCACTACGCCGCGATGGAGTACCCGGAGCTAGTGAACCTGAGGATCGAGAAGTTCCTCAGGGAGCACGGGTACTGA
- a CDS encoding indole-3-glycerol-phosphate synthase, translating to MGVLAEILANKRRELAELGAPPPSDLAPRPHGLGRGEGEPLRLIAEIKRRSPSAGALSTALDVGERARAYERAGASMLSVLTDAKYFDGAFAHLRQAREATHLPILCKEFVLDERQLDWARASGADAVLLVVRCLTPAALAGLLAAARERGLAPLVEVASAEEARVALDAGADLIGVNARDLDTLQMDAARAQRVLDGLPSGVTRVFLSGVRSEHEVRQLASQRLDATLIGEALMRLDDPSALLARMRAAAG from the coding sequence ATGGGCGTGCTGGCTGAGATCCTGGCGAACAAGCGCCGCGAGCTCGCCGAGCTCGGGGCCCCGCCGCCGAGCGACCTCGCGCCGCGCCCGCACGGCCTGGGGCGAGGCGAAGGGGAGCCGCTCCGGCTGATCGCCGAGATCAAGCGCCGCTCGCCCTCGGCGGGCGCGCTCTCCACCGCGCTCGACGTCGGGGAGCGCGCGCGCGCCTACGAACGCGCGGGGGCCAGCATGCTCAGCGTGCTGACGGACGCGAAGTACTTCGACGGCGCCTTCGCACACCTGCGCCAGGCGCGCGAGGCGACGCACTTGCCGATCCTGTGCAAGGAGTTCGTGCTGGACGAGAGGCAGCTCGACTGGGCCCGCGCCTCCGGCGCCGACGCCGTGCTGCTCGTCGTTCGCTGTCTGACCCCTGCTGCGCTCGCTGGCCTGCTGGCAGCGGCACGCGAGCGCGGCCTCGCGCCGCTGGTCGAGGTGGCCAGCGCCGAGGAGGCGCGCGTGGCGCTCGATGCCGGCGCGGATCTGATCGGGGTGAACGCGCGGGACCTCGACACGCTGCAGATGGACGCGGCGCGAGCCCAGCGGGTGCTCGACGGGCTGCCGAGCGGCGTCACCCGCGTGTTCCTGTCCGGGGTCCGCTCGGAGCACGAGGTGCGACAGCTGGCGTCGCAGCGGCTCGACGCCACCCTGATCGGCGAGGCGTTGATGCGCCTCGACGACCCCTCGGCCCTGCTCGCGCGGATGCGCGCGGCGGCGGGTTAG
- a CDS encoding lysophospholipid acyltransferase family protein: protein MAYAGARHGPELWLKWSPPLFGVAFALALGSARRQVRDNLRRALGKRSLVEEQLDVARTFVSYAGCLAEALGSERPEVLRARRRIRDGQLRALLAAEGGLIIGTAHFGAWDAAAPLLAKDFGRPVIVAMQAEADSEARALHDAVRARAGVRVVHVGGHPLDALPLLHHLQDGGIVAVQLDRVPRGGRAVSVPFLGRELAMPEGPFALAAIAQVPLVPLFVRRAGYLDYELGAGMPIRLPERATPAELREAAARAAGEMERSVRACPTQWFEFG, encoded by the coding sequence ATGGCCTACGCCGGCGCGCGCCACGGCCCCGAGCTGTGGCTCAAGTGGAGCCCGCCGCTGTTCGGAGTGGCCTTCGCGCTCGCGCTCGGCTCGGCGCGCCGGCAGGTGCGCGACAACCTGCGTCGCGCGCTGGGCAAGCGCAGCCTGGTGGAGGAGCAGCTCGACGTCGCGCGCACCTTCGTCAGCTACGCGGGCTGTCTGGCGGAAGCGCTCGGCAGCGAGCGCCCCGAGGTACTGCGAGCGCGGCGCCGTATTCGTGACGGCCAGCTCCGCGCCCTGCTCGCGGCCGAGGGCGGGCTGATCATCGGCACGGCGCACTTCGGCGCGTGGGACGCGGCAGCGCCGCTCCTCGCGAAGGATTTCGGGCGCCCCGTGATCGTCGCGATGCAAGCCGAGGCGGACTCGGAGGCGCGCGCGCTGCACGACGCCGTGCGCGCGCGCGCCGGGGTGCGGGTGGTGCACGTCGGCGGGCACCCGCTCGACGCTCTGCCCCTCCTGCACCACTTGCAGGACGGCGGCATCGTAGCCGTGCAGCTGGATCGAGTGCCGCGCGGGGGCCGAGCCGTGAGCGTCCCGTTCCTGGGTCGCGAGCTCGCGATGCCCGAGGGTCCCTTCGCGCTCGCGGCCATCGCCCAGGTCCCGCTGGTCCCGCTCTTCGTCCGGCGCGCCGGCTACTTGGACTACGAGCTCGGCGCGGGTATGCCCATCCGGCTGCCCGAGCGCGCCACGCCGGCCGAGCTTCGGGAGGCGGCCGCACGCGCCGCCGGGGAGATGGAGCGCTCGGTTCGGGCCTGCCCCACCCAGTGGTTCGAGTTCGGATGA
- the rpmB gene encoding 50S ribosomal protein L28: MARSEITGKRRMRARNVSHSNIKTPRWQQVNVQKRRIFVPELGRYVTLKLTTKDLRTIDKIGLLAYAKKLNAKAS, translated from the coding sequence ATGGCCCGAAGTGAAATCACCGGCAAGCGTCGCATGCGCGCCAGGAACGTGTCTCACTCGAACATCAAGACGCCGCGCTGGCAGCAGGTGAACGTGCAGAAGCGCCGGATCTTCGTGCCCGAGCTGGGCCGCTACGTGACGCTCAAGCTCACCACGAAAGACCTCAGGACGATCGACAAGATCGGCCTCTTGGCCTACGCGAAGAAGCTCAACGCCAAGGCGAGCTGA
- the trpD gene encoding anthranilate phosphoribosyltransferase translates to MSAPSFSEVFAELTRPEGISPASVRRVFDAVLRGDWTPVQVAGFAVALRLTGESAEIIAAAAGSLRDAMVPVEHGLEKVLDTCGTGGDSAGTLNLSTGAAILAAASGVPVAKHGNRAVSSRAGSADVLEALGVPTDLPASAGQHLLQRLGIAFLMAPTHHPAMRHGGVARRELGIRTIFNCLGPLANPARATHQLLGAYDDALRPVLARTLGTLGVERAWVVRGDDGLDELSPHAPTRVSVLEHGRVTELTVHPSDFGLEESPAGAIAGGDAADNARAIEQVLSDAPHPALDAFVLNAAAALVVALELEPRAATDRVRETLATGRARELLERWRRETRELRDGRAG, encoded by the coding sequence GTGAGCGCGCCGAGCTTCTCCGAGGTCTTCGCGGAGCTGACCCGCCCCGAAGGCATCTCACCGGCGAGCGTGCGCCGAGTGTTCGACGCGGTGCTGCGCGGAGACTGGACCCCGGTGCAGGTCGCGGGCTTCGCGGTCGCCCTGCGCTTGACCGGGGAGAGCGCCGAGATCATCGCGGCTGCCGCCGGCTCGCTGCGCGACGCGATGGTCCCGGTGGAGCACGGCCTCGAAAAGGTGCTCGACACCTGCGGCACCGGCGGCGACTCGGCGGGTACGCTGAACCTGTCCACCGGGGCGGCGATCCTCGCCGCGGCCTCCGGGGTGCCGGTGGCGAAGCACGGCAACCGCGCGGTCTCGAGCCGGGCCGGCAGCGCCGACGTGCTGGAGGCCCTGGGTGTGCCGACGGATCTCCCTGCGAGCGCCGGGCAGCACTTGCTCCAGCGCCTCGGCATCGCGTTCCTGATGGCGCCCACCCATCACCCCGCGATGCGCCACGGCGGGGTCGCGCGACGCGAGCTCGGCATTCGCACCATCTTCAACTGTCTGGGCCCGCTGGCGAACCCGGCGCGAGCCACGCACCAGCTCCTGGGTGCGTACGACGACGCTCTCCGGCCGGTGCTGGCGCGGACTCTGGGCACGCTCGGGGTCGAGCGCGCCTGGGTCGTGCGCGGCGACGACGGCCTCGACGAGCTCAGCCCGCACGCCCCGACCCGGGTCAGCGTCTTGGAGCACGGGCGGGTCACCGAGCTCACCGTCCACCCGAGCGACTTCGGCCTGGAGGAGAGCCCAGCGGGCGCCATCGCGGGAGGTGACGCAGCGGACAACGCCCGCGCCATCGAGCAAGTGCTCTCGGACGCGCCCCACCCCGCGCTCGACGCCTTCGTGCTCAACGCCGCTGCGGCGCTGGTGGTGGCTCTGGAGCTCGAGCCGCGGGCCGCGACGGATCGCGTCCGCGAGACGCTCGCGACCGGGCGCGCGCGAGAGCTGCTCGAGCGCTGGAGGCGAGAGACCCGGGAGCTCCGCGATGGGCGTGCTGGCTGA
- a CDS encoding aminodeoxychorismate/anthranilate synthase component II, with translation MPKRVIVIDNYDSFTYNLVQYLETLGAECDVRLNDRTSVEAVAESTPDGVLLSPGPGTPDDAGITLALITALSGRFPILGVCLGHQSITQAHGGKIVRAPRLMHGKTSPIEHDGRTLFQGLPSPFDATRYHSLLAEEASFPACLEVSARTAEGEIMALRHRDLPLEGVQFHPESILTEHGLRLLENWVRSL, from the coding sequence GTGCCCAAGCGGGTCATCGTCATCGACAACTACGACTCGTTCACTTACAACCTGGTTCAATATCTGGAGACCCTCGGCGCCGAGTGCGACGTGCGGCTGAACGACCGAACCAGCGTCGAGGCCGTCGCAGAGTCGACCCCGGACGGTGTGCTGCTCTCACCCGGGCCGGGCACGCCCGACGACGCCGGCATCACGCTCGCGCTGATCACGGCCCTCTCCGGGCGATTTCCCATCCTGGGCGTGTGCCTGGGCCACCAGAGCATCACCCAGGCCCACGGCGGCAAGATCGTGCGGGCGCCACGGCTGATGCACGGCAAGACGTCGCCCATCGAGCACGATGGGCGCACGCTGTTCCAGGGCCTCCCCTCGCCCTTCGACGCCACCCGCTACCACTCGCTGCTCGCCGAGGAAGCCTCGTTCCCGGCGTGCCTGGAGGTCAGCGCTCGGACGGCCGAGGGCGAGATCATGGCGCTGCGCCACCGCGACCTGCCGCTCGAGGGGGTGCAGTTCCACCCCGAGTCCATCCTGACCGAGCACGGGCTCCGGCTGCTCGAGAACTGGGTCCGGTCGCTGTGA
- the truB gene encoding tRNA pseudouridine(55) synthase TruB has translation MHGVLVVDKPSGPTSHDVVARARRLYGTREVGHAGTLDPMASGVLVLMFGQACKLSAYLTALAKRYRAEVSFGSSTDSLDATGQVTERRELGPGWLDPDALEGALSAERARELQVPPAVSAVQVGGERAYRAARRGQSLSLPARPVRVAELTLHGASDERLSLELEVSKGYYVRALARDLGDALGVPAHLSALRRLASGAFTLADAVAWPRDTVAPLMPTATAARRALPCATLTGEGVARARTGRALDASHFTEVPAGEAVTAWMSEAGELVALGSETAPGEYRVLRGFQA, from the coding sequence GTGCACGGCGTGCTGGTCGTCGACAAACCGAGCGGGCCCACCAGCCACGACGTGGTCGCGCGCGCGCGCCGGCTCTACGGCACCCGTGAGGTCGGTCACGCCGGAACGCTCGACCCGATGGCGAGCGGCGTCTTGGTGTTGATGTTCGGGCAGGCCTGCAAGCTGAGCGCGTACCTGACGGCGCTCGCGAAGCGCTACCGCGCCGAGGTGAGCTTCGGCTCGAGCACGGACAGCCTCGACGCGACGGGCCAGGTCACCGAGCGGCGCGAGCTGGGCCCCGGGTGGCTCGACCCGGACGCCCTCGAGGGCGCGCTCTCGGCGGAGCGCGCGCGCGAGCTGCAAGTGCCGCCCGCGGTCAGCGCCGTTCAAGTCGGCGGCGAGCGCGCGTACCGCGCCGCGCGCCGCGGGCAGAGCCTGAGCTTGCCCGCCCGCCCGGTGCGCGTCGCGGAGCTCACGCTGCACGGCGCGAGCGACGAGCGCCTGAGCCTCGAGCTCGAGGTGTCGAAGGGCTACTACGTCCGCGCGCTGGCGCGAGATCTGGGCGACGCGCTGGGGGTGCCGGCGCACCTCTCGGCGCTCCGGCGGCTCGCGAGCGGCGCGTTCACGCTGGCCGACGCGGTGGCCTGGCCGCGGGACACGGTGGCCCCGCTGATGCCGACCGCGACGGCTGCGCGCCGCGCCCTGCCCTGCGCCACTCTGACCGGCGAAGGCGTCGCGCGTGCGCGGACCGGGCGCGCGCTCGACGCGAGCCACTTCACCGAAGTCCCTGCCGGCGAGGCGGTGACGGCTTGGATGAGCGAAGCCGGTGAGCTGGTGGCGCTCGGCTCCGAGACCGCGCCCGGCGAGTACCGCGTGTTGCGCGGGTTTCAGGCTTGA
- a CDS encoding tyrosine recombinase XerD has product MRFDAAIDLYLSHLRVERALSPNTLAGYARDLTKLCAFLEDQGITRADGLDLGRMSAWQSSLAKAGLGPRSAARHLSSARGLMRFLVREGVIQADPTSLAARPRFGRKLPHTFGEQEMLRLIEAPDVRNERGLRDRAMLSVGYAAGLRVSELVSLTFGDVDLSRGVVGAFGKGGKRRLVPLGEVALDHLAEYLEVRRQRTAGGAETSRVLFPGPAGRALSRQAFWKIVRRYARVAGLTGKAHPHQLRHSFATHLLTGGADLRSVQTLLGHSDVSTTEIYTHVTRDHVKRAHQKAHPRG; this is encoded by the coding sequence GTGCGCTTCGACGCCGCCATCGATCTCTACCTGTCGCACCTCAGGGTGGAGCGGGCGCTGTCGCCGAACACGCTGGCCGGCTACGCGCGGGACCTCACCAAGCTCTGCGCGTTCCTCGAAGACCAGGGCATCACCCGGGCCGATGGCCTGGATCTCGGCAGGATGAGCGCCTGGCAATCGTCGCTGGCGAAGGCCGGCCTCGGGCCGCGCAGCGCCGCGCGGCACCTGTCCTCGGCGCGGGGGCTGATGCGCTTCCTGGTGCGCGAGGGGGTGATCCAGGCCGACCCCACCTCCCTCGCCGCCCGCCCGCGCTTCGGCCGCAAGCTGCCCCACACCTTCGGCGAGCAGGAGATGCTGCGGCTGATCGAGGCCCCCGACGTCCGGAACGAGCGCGGGCTGCGCGATCGCGCCATGTTGAGCGTCGGCTACGCCGCGGGCCTCCGGGTGAGCGAGTTGGTGAGCCTCACGTTCGGGGACGTGGATCTGTCCCGGGGCGTGGTCGGCGCCTTCGGCAAGGGCGGCAAACGCCGCCTGGTCCCGCTGGGTGAGGTCGCGCTCGACCACCTGGCGGAGTATCTGGAGGTACGACGCCAGCGCACGGCCGGGGGCGCCGAGACCAGCCGCGTGCTCTTCCCGGGCCCCGCCGGCCGAGCCCTGTCCCGTCAGGCGTTCTGGAAGATCGTGCGCCGCTACGCGCGCGTCGCGGGCCTCACCGGCAAGGCCCACCCGCACCAGCTCAGGCACTCTTTCGCGACACACCTCTTGACCGGGGGCGCGGATCTCAGGAGCGTGCAGACGCTGCTCGGCCATAGCGACGTCTCGACCACCGAGATCTACACGCACGTCACCCGAGACCACGTGAAGAGGGCTCACCAGAAGGCCCATCCCCGGGGCTGA